In Syngnathoides biaculeatus isolate LvHL_M chromosome 5, ASM1980259v1, whole genome shotgun sequence, the following are encoded in one genomic region:
- the LOC133500492 gene encoding uncharacterized protein LOC133500492 isoform X2 yields MPPKLLRISSRTKRKESMSRQLIRMWGRRKTDEQQLQICSRETSCPDGNVRLRIGVQTKRTKKPPKILESYVCKPTIRTYHRHQGRGGGLPSRTATDTDDASRENRSGSDGVQTTCKQAAFGTLASLSTPSSSSSTAQSLTPANAIVSTIASAIANPGTKSAKQVPLKLDDKTEVTSAGSSERGNKEKTLGVHEQPLPAVLKPCSPTAHREASAATSRLCTETLPEREINKKHNGVVQTKKQKVLSNGKCSDDKLGDTQSIKTPKHSSSIPSVDAKPPSSSKTELCLAQMSNSSTGTAKSKSSPNLDMSPGQSEVQEASLKRSNDKKRDKERKAKKEKRKQRKAKGDGLKTDSVKSDKRKEEFTKKKKDKGKDSKLRQGKDHKSRDELKAGEKTAKNKLNTEKHAKEDTNLGGMNKLDKPCKVDQERSVEGSLRDHIKQTELHAATAETMKSKENETVRYSTVPPKHPVSSSTLASLSPPSSYQEQDSRPLKKRKARRPSWTKLVHRTQRVENQEADSQQSFSQKLSVHSTPSCSPSSSTTKPSSPKQNPTIPDMKPSASTSPSTPGRKRGRPKSHTIIFNEPPLRLSPEEVAFLECDDVQKNPVPDSSPKKRGRPRKQPLNQTDIIDKNRYPPPSEKGNRKLKIRRLINEMKKRKKKRLHKVMTFGTVGKESKRVNGVKSSQRTFKSIEPATVPTLSDLSSSFGTKLGPQINVSKRGTIYMGKRRGRKPKSQTARLNSHSYTQTSLFGQPTEASLFMSNQLQPPAAHPFPSPSLTHSSGAQSPYSEGSVTEPTSTLLFPPPFSLPSPSSSCTSPRPPSCSSLSPFVKKSCPCQGRHHFPFHQSSCKLSSPSAPLLPTPASPGQQKDATPSPRSESHSEETLPSDSGIGTDNNSVCERVEMRGARGMLRLGQGSGGILGGPKRSSLADPLLTRYKNPMSDSTSVERHRHRHRRRDYSCPSSCSCLCPCPGHNKCTHSDYFPCVGHNILKRQKNKHKKKHQQLLMQDPEFLSELEELICQFSEVHIGRRGWARSEPGQGFDGGRRHHSSHSHRANIFRINLNGFYSPHPPSYAANPSYSPQPLYPCQTMHCNRKPERRQCGCPSKFQETIDNVGFYSSYPPATTLYHHLPGSYPLPSPHQYASQQPHHTHILLNPARFHRRRSRLLREGSMGGEIEGNGGNLNLGYASSFSCDCGHKHKHRQRLCERNVEDEATLREHDKQGEVVGRDAFSTSKSRFILGQGGGQKGKKGMGGGLTKESPWLRENPKNSFSATTSSSLAERSKHASLFSVGLGSSHLSSFGGGWGGLGQNWTKLQGVGFPNSRWGSSAGCTGPMVPSDPEDDDSEDIHLPHPSRTPPSPTHVNLFTSVGVATGGHGLKSGSASRNPASGERSWRMDEPAWTERREAALQGDPRNRGQLKGVTKTHGTDGQNKRGPGRPRKRPLPSTLPSSVSSPDLLRGRSSNNVGWRVGLDQDVPGVDSVPLAKRKRGRKRKHDSSPCHQSTVC; encoded by the exons ATGCCACCAAAGCTCCTGAGGATTTCGAGCAGGACCAAGAGAAAAGAAAGCATGTCGAGACAGCTGATTCGGATGTGGGGAAGAAGGAAGACAGACGAG CAACAGCTTCAGATATGTAGCAGAGAGACCAGCTGCCCTGACGGGAACGTGCGACTCCGGATCGGTGTGCAAACCAAGCGCACCAAGAAGCCGCCCAAGATTTTGGAAAGCTACGTTTGCAAACCCACCATCAGAACCTATCACAGGCATCAGGGCCGAGGCGGGGGGTTGCCCTCCAGAACTGCCACCGACACTGACGACGCGAGCAGAGAGAACCGCTCAGGCTCGGATGGCGTCCAAACCACGTGCAAACAAGCGGCGTTTGGCACTTTGGCATCattatcaacaccatcatcatcatcgtcaacGGCGCAATCTTTAACACCAGCAAATGCTATCGTTTCCACAATAGCTTCAGCCATTGCCAACCCAGGGACCAAGTCTGCCAAACAG GTTCCCCTCAAACTGGATGACAAGACAGAGGTGACATCCGCTGGTTCATCAGAGAGAGGGAATAAAGAGAAGACTCTAGGCGTCCATGAGCAGCCGCTCCCAGCAGTTTTGAAACCGTGCTCGCCCACCGCCCATCGGGAAGCATCAGCCGCCACCTCCAGGCTGTGCACCGAAACGCTGCCTGAAAGGGAGATCAACAAGAAACACAATGGTGTGGTGCAGACCAAGAAACAGAAGGTACTTTCGAACGGTAAATGCTCTGACGACAAACTTGGAGATACTCAATCAATCAAAACTCCAAAACATAGCAGCTCTATTCCTTCTGTGGATGCCAAACCTCCAAGTTCTTCTAAAACAGAGCTTTGCTTGGCGCAAATGAGTAACTCTTCCACTGGTACCGCTAAATCAAAATCCTCCCCTAATCTGGATATGTCTCCTGGCCAGTCAGAAGTTCAGGAAGCTTCATTGAAGCGctcaaatgacaaaaagagAGATAAAGAAAGGAAGGCCAAGAAAGAGAAACGAAAACAGAGAAAGGCAAAGGGAGACGGACTGAAAACAGATAGTGTAAAGAGTGATAAGAGAAAAGAAGAAttcacaaagaagaaaaaagacaaaggaaaGGATAGCAAATTACGACAGGGTAAAGACCATAAAAGTCGTGATGAACTGAAGGCTGGAGAAAAGACTGCGAAAAACAAGCTCAACACAGAGAAACATGCAAAAGAGGACACTAACTTGGGGGGCATGAATAAATTAGACAAACCATGTAAAGTAGACCAAGAGAGATCGGTTGAGGGGAGCCTGAGAGATCATATCAAACAAACTGAGCTGCATGCAGCGACTGCTGAAACCATGAAGTCAAAAGAGAATGAAACGGTCAGGTATTCAACAGTGCCGCCAAAGCATCCTGTGTCATCTTCTACCTTGGCTTCTCTTTCTccaccatcctcctaccaagaGCAGGACAGCAGGCCGCTCAAGAAACGTAAAGCTCGAAGGCCCAGCTGGACAAAGCTGGTGCACCGGACTCAGAGGGTGGAAAATCAGGAAGCAGATTCTCAACAGAGTTTCTCTCAAAAGTTGTCTGTTCACTCAACTCCCTCTTGCTCCCCGTCCTCCTCCACAACCAAACCATCATCTCCGAAACAGAACCCCACAATACCAGATATGAAACCATCTGCCTCCACAAGCCCTTCCACTCCAGGCCGAAAAAGGGGCCGCCCCAAATCCCATACCATAATCTTTAATGAACCTCCTCTAAGACTTTCCCCTGAGGAGGTTGCCTTTCTGGAGTGTGACGACGTACAGAAAAACCCGGTGCCGGACTCAAGCCCGAAGAAGCGCGGCCGTCCTCGCAAACAACCATTGAATCAAACGGACATCATTGATAAGAACAGGTATCCTCCTCCTTCTGAAAAGGGAAACAGGAAGCTAAAAATCAGGAGGCTGATTAATGAGatgaagaaaaggaagaagaaaagactTCACAAGGTAATGACGTTTGGCACTGTAGGAAAGGAGAGCAAGAGGGTTAATGGTGTCAAGAGTTCTCAGAGAACATTCAAGTCCATTGAACCTGCGACAGTGCCCACGCTTTCCGACTTGTCGTCCTCCTTTGGGACCAAGCTGGGCCCTCAGATCAATGTGAGCAAGAGAGGAACCATTTACATGGGCAAGAGGAGAGGACGCAAGCCCAAATCCCAAACAGCTCGTCTGAATTCCCACAGCTACACTCAGACGTCTTTGTTTGGCCAACCCACTGAGGCATCTCTCTTCATGTCCAACCAGCTCCAACCTCCTGCAGCCCACCCATTTCCCTCCCCATCGCTCACACACTCCAGTGGGGCCCAGAGCCCTTACAGTGAAGGAAGTGTTACAGAACCAACATCAACGCTGCTTTTTCCTCCTCCGTTCTCCCTCCCGTCCCCGTCGTCCTCCTGCACTTCACCCCGTCCCCCGTCCTGCTCCTCCCTCTCCCCCTTTGTGAAGAAAAGTTGTCCATGCCAGGGCAGGCACCACTTTCCCTTTCACCAGTCATCGTGTAAGCTCTCCTCTCCCAGTGCACCACTTCTTCCCACCCCTGCCTCACCTGGCCAGCAGAAAGACGCCACCCCCTCACCCAGGAGTGAATCGCACAGTGAAGAGACGTTGCCCAGTGATAGCGGGATTGGAACGGATAACAACAGTGTCTGCGAGCGAGTGGAAATGAGGGGTGCTAGAGGAATGCTCAGGTTGGGTCAAGGTTCTGGGGGGATTCTCGGGGGTCCAAAACGCTCCTCTCTTGCGGATCCTCTTCTCACCAGGTACAAGAATCCGATGAGCGACTCAACTTCCGTAGAGCGGCACCGACATAGGCACAGGCGGCGGGATTACAGTTGCCCCTCTTCCTGCAGTTGCCTGTGTCCCTGCCCTGGACACAACAAGTGCACTCATTCAGATTACTTCCCTTGTGTTGGTCACAACATACTGAAgagacagaaaaacaaacataaaaagaaaCACCAGCAACTGCTCATGCAGGATCCAGAGTTTCTGTCTGAACTGGAAGAGCTCATCTGTCAATTCAGTGAAGTTCACATCGGTCGCCGAGGCTGGGCCAGGTCGGAGCCGGGCCAGGGCTTTGACGGGGGCAGGCGCCATCACTCCTCGCATTCTCACCGCGCCAATATCTTCAGAATCAATCTGAATGGCTTCTATTCACCTCACCCGCCGTCTTACGCTGCTAATCCCTCCTACTCGCCTCAGCCTCTCTACCCCTGCCAGACGATGCATTGTAACAGAAAGCCGGAACGTAGGCAGTGTGGCTGTCCATCAAAGTTCCAGGAGACCATTGACAACGTGGGCTTCTACAGCAGCTACCCGCCGGccacaacgctttaccaccacCTTCCTGGCTCATACCCACTTCCCTCTCCTCACCAGTATGCCTCGCAACAGCCCCACCATACCCATATTCTTCTAAACCCTGCCAGATTTCACAGGCGGAGGAGCAGGCTGTTGAGGGAGGGCTCTATGGGAGGGGAGATTGAAGGGAATGGAGGAAACCTCAACTTAGGGTACGCGTCAAGCTTCTCGTGCGACTGTGGTCACAAACATAAACACAGACAAAGGCTCTGTGAACGCAACGTTGAAGACGAGGCAACGTTACGTGAGCACGACAAGCAGGGGGAAGTGGTGGGGAGAGATGCTTTCTCCACTTCAAAGTCTCGGTTCATTTTGGGGCAAGGAGGAGGGCAGAAGGGCAAAAAAGGAATGGGGGGCGGGCTGACCAAAGAGTCACCTTGGTTACGCGAGAATCCCAAGAATTCATTCTCTGCTACCACATCATCATCTTTAGCAGAGAGATCAAAACACGCATCGCTCTTCTCCGTGGGGCTGGGCTCCTCTCACCTGTCTTCGTTCGGAGGGGGCTGGGGCGGCCTGGGCCAGAATTGGACCAAATTGCAGGGTGTTGGGTTCCCAAACAGCAGATGGGGATCCTCTGCTGGATGCACAGGCCCGATGGTTCCCTCTGACCCGGAGGATGACGACAGCGAAGACATTCACCTCCCCCACCCAAGCAGAACGCCTCCGTCGCCGACGCACGTCAACCTGTTCACGTCGGTTGGCGTGGCAACAGGTGGTCATGGGTTGAAGAGCGGGTCGGCCAGTCGGAATCCTGCAAGTGGGGAGAGGTCATGGAGGATGGACGAACCAGCTTGGACAGAGAGGAGAGAAGCAG CTTTACAAGGTGACCCAAGAAACCGCGGGCAGCTCAAAGGTGTGACAAAGACACACGGCACCGATGGGCAAAACAAAAGGGGACCCGGTCGACCCAGGAAACGCCCTCTGCCCTCCACTTTGCCTTCCTCTGTGTCATCGCCCGACCTTCTGCGAGGGCGCAGCAGTAATAATGTAGGCTGGAGAGTTGGGTTGGACCAAGATGTGCCGGGTGTCGACTCGGTGCCGCTGGCCAAGAGGAAGCGAGGACGGAAGAGAAAACATGACTCCTCTCCCTGCCATCAGAG CACTGTGTGCTAA